A window of Cryptomeria japonica chromosome 3, Sugi_1.0, whole genome shotgun sequence contains these coding sequences:
- the LOC131054577 gene encoding probable CCR4-associated factor 1 homolog 7, with amino-acid sequence MASAGTSTRTTTSTDDGLLIREVWAANLEEEFRLISEIVDDYPYLAMDTEYPGVVFNPVGSFQSDAEYKYAKLRDNVNLLKLIQLGFTFSDKNGNLPKCGTNQECVWQFNFREFNSHIDKYNLSSIEMLKQCGIDFQRNEQFGIDSKVFRELFMSSGVLLKENVQWITFHGGYDFGYLMKLLSKQDLPKDQADFFKLFRTYFRKSYDTKILSKHCIERLPDGLSMLAEHLKVERVGSSHQAGSDSLLTSRVFWKLQQGFINGSIEPLSGLFWY; translated from the coding sequence ATGGCAAGTGCAGGGACAAGCACCCGTACAACGACCAGCACGGATGATGGTCTTTTAATTCGTGAGGTATGGGCAGCTAATCTGGAAGAAGAATTCAGGCTAATTAGTGAAATCGTAGATGATTATCCGTACTTAGCCATGGACACAGAATACCCCGGGGTCGTTTTTAACCCTGTGGGCAGTTTCCAGAGTGATGCAGAATACAAGTACGCCAAGCTCAGAGACAAtgtgaatctattgaaattaattcaATTGGGTTTCACATTTTCTGATAAGAATGGCAACTTGCCCAAATGTGGAACTAATCAGGAATGCGTGTGGCAGTTCAATTTCAGGGAGTTCAATAGCCATATTGATAAGTATAATCTTTCTTCGATCGAGATGCTTAAGCAGTGTGGTATTGATTTTCAGAGGAATGAGCAATTTGGTATTGATTCCAAAGTTTTTAGGGAGCTTTTCATGTCCTCTGGGGTGTTGCTAAAAGAGAATGTACAGTGGATTACATTTCACGGGGGATATGATTTTGGGTACCTGATGAAATTGCTCTCGAAGCAAGATTTGCCGAAAGATCAAGCTGATTTTTTCAAGCTATTTAGGACCTATTTCCGTAAATCGTATGATACCAAGATTTTGTCAAAACATTGCATTGAACGCCTCCCTGATGGATTGAGCATGCTGGCAGAACATCTGAAGGTGGAAAGGGTTGGATCTAGCCACCAAGCTGGCTCTGATAGCTTGCTTACTTCACGTGTCTTTTGGAAGCTGCAACAGGGTTTTATTAATGGATCTATTGAGCCTCTTTCTGGTCTTTTCTGGTATTGA